One genomic region from Dehalobacter restrictus DSM 9455 encodes:
- a CDS encoding aldehyde dehydrogenase: protein MGIHEITENQHRYFFSGKTRPVEFRISALRKLQRALRENEDGLCTAMMQDFNKPPFETYMTEIGIVLDEIRFHIRHLPRWSRERKVRTPLSQFHAKSFLSPEPYGVVLIIAPWNYPIHLCLEPLIGAISGGNCAVLKPSAYTPSTSRVLAKIISDIFDPAYITVVEGGRNENQVLLDEKFDSIFFTGSVAVGKTVMEAASKNLTPVTLELGGKSPVIVTETANLRLAAKRIAFGKVLNAGQTCVEPDYLMIHESVRDRFLTEYANALKDFFPSSDMSDMPVIVNEKHFKRLVGLMDGESKAIGGGYAEPRRFIEPTVLIDVKPESPIMQEEIFGPILPVMTYTDIETVIEYIRSHPKPLALYLFTSSKAMEDKILETCSFGGGCINDTIIHLATPHMGFGGVGYSGMGQYHGKLSFDTFTHYRSIVKKSTWLDLSMRYHPYTDGKFKLIKRFLK, encoded by the coding sequence ATGGGAATACATGAAATCACCGAAAACCAACACCGCTATTTTTTCAGCGGCAAGACCCGCCCTGTAGAATTCAGAATCTCGGCACTCCGAAAATTACAACGTGCCTTGCGCGAAAATGAGGATGGTCTATGTACTGCAATGATGCAGGACTTCAATAAGCCACCCTTCGAAACCTATATGACGGAAATCGGTATTGTACTGGATGAAATCAGATTCCATATTCGCCATCTGCCCAGATGGTCAAGAGAACGCAAGGTCAGAACGCCCCTCTCCCAGTTCCACGCCAAGAGCTTCCTATCACCAGAGCCTTATGGCGTAGTGCTGATTATAGCACCGTGGAATTACCCGATACATCTTTGCCTTGAACCGTTAATCGGTGCAATATCCGGCGGGAACTGTGCAGTCCTCAAGCCTTCCGCTTATACTCCGAGTACCAGCCGCGTTTTAGCTAAAATAATTTCGGATATTTTTGACCCTGCGTATATCACAGTCGTCGAGGGCGGCAGAAATGAAAATCAGGTGCTGCTGGATGAAAAATTCGATTCCATCTTTTTCACCGGAAGCGTGGCCGTAGGAAAAACCGTCATGGAGGCCGCATCCAAAAACCTCACACCTGTGACGTTGGAGCTGGGAGGAAAAAGCCCTGTTATTGTGACCGAGACAGCTAATTTGCGTCTGGCAGCAAAGCGTATCGCCTTCGGCAAAGTGCTTAATGCCGGGCAAACCTGTGTCGAACCAGATTATCTGATGATCCATGAATCCGTCAGGGATCGCTTTCTAACCGAATACGCCAATGCCCTGAAGGATTTTTTCCCTTCGTCAGATATGTCCGACATGCCGGTGATTGTAAATGAAAAGCATTTTAAGCGCCTTGTCGGGCTGATGGACGGCGAAAGCAAGGCTATAGGCGGCGGATATGCCGAGCCAAGGCGTTTTATTGAGCCAACCGTATTGATCGACGTTAAGCCCGAATCTCCCATCATGCAGGAAGAAATCTTCGGTCCCATTTTACCCGTGATGACCTATACAGATATCGAAACGGTTATTGAATATATCCGGAGTCATCCCAAGCCTCTGGCGCTCTATTTGTTCACTTCAAGCAAAGCGATGGAGGATAAAATCCTGGAGACCTGTTCCTTTGGCGGCGGCTGTATCAACGATACGATCATCCATCTAGCCACACCGCACATGGGCTTCGGCGGTGTGGGATATTCCGGCATGGGTCAATATCATGGCAAACTCAGCTTTGATACTTTCACCCATTATCGCAGCATTGTCAAAAAGTCCACTTGGCTTGATCTGTCCATGAGATATCACCCTTATACAGATGGAAAGTTCAAACTAATCAAGCGTTTTTTGAAGTAG
- a CDS encoding ArsA family ATPase has protein sequence MGTILIFTGKGGVGKTSVAAAHAMLSVGDGRKTLLVSTDMAHNLGDLFELTLGSEITALDNGLHLLEINPHDVMENDFKDMKQAFLRLVASSGMASEQLEQIAVFPGMDELFSLLKILSLHQSGHYDRIIVDCAPTGETLALLKFPELLSWYMEKMFPIGKAALRILSPISKTVFKVQLPDRQAMTDIERLYVTLLEFQTLLKDPATTAIRLVTIPEKMVVEETKRNFMYLNLYGFNVDCLFINRILPQDLNNPFFDEWIAIQTRYTEELESLFTGRTIRRIPWFDSDLNGVGGIGRLAEILAESSPLFELQPPSAGEHYEKTETGYALVLDLPFVEKGDIRFNESATDLILKIGNFKRSIPKPATLRHYLVNSAKLTDGKLTVRFEPK, from the coding sequence ATGGGTACGATTTTGATCTTTACAGGCAAAGGCGGCGTCGGTAAAACAAGTGTCGCTGCAGCCCATGCCATGCTTTCCGTGGGTGATGGCCGGAAAACGCTTCTTGTCAGCACCGACATGGCCCATAATCTGGGCGACTTATTTGAATTGACACTCGGCAGTGAGATCACGGCCCTGGATAACGGCCTTCATTTGCTGGAGATCAATCCGCATGACGTTATGGAAAACGACTTCAAGGATATGAAACAAGCCTTCCTCCGCCTGGTTGCTTCCAGCGGCATGGCCAGTGAACAATTGGAACAGATTGCTGTTTTTCCGGGTATGGATGAACTGTTTTCCTTGCTTAAAATCTTATCGCTTCATCAAAGCGGCCATTATGACCGCATCATCGTCGACTGCGCGCCCACAGGCGAAACACTGGCGCTGCTTAAGTTTCCCGAACTGCTGTCCTGGTACATGGAGAAAATGTTCCCGATCGGCAAGGCAGCGCTAAGGATCCTTTCCCCGATATCCAAAACAGTCTTCAAAGTACAGCTGCCTGACCGGCAGGCCATGACGGATATCGAGAGACTCTACGTAACACTCCTTGAATTTCAGACCCTTCTGAAAGATCCCGCAACAACGGCCATCCGCCTAGTCACCATACCTGAAAAGATGGTTGTGGAAGAAACGAAGCGCAACTTCATGTATTTGAATCTTTACGGCTTCAATGTGGACTGTCTTTTCATCAACCGGATCTTACCGCAGGATCTGAATAATCCGTTTTTTGATGAATGGATCGCCATCCAGACGCGATACACCGAGGAACTTGAAAGTTTATTTACCGGCAGGACTATCCGCCGCATCCCCTGGTTTGACAGCGATTTAAACGGTGTCGGCGGCATCGGACGCCTGGCGGAAATCCTTGCTGAGAGCAGTCCTCTGTTTGAGCTGCAGCCGCCATCAGCGGGTGAGCATTATGAAAAGACAGAAACAGGCTATGCCTTAGTCCTGGATCTGCCATTTGTGGAAAAAGGCGACATCCGTTTCAACGAGTCCGCAACCGATCTGATTTTGAAAATCGGGAACTTCAAACGCAGCATTCCAAAACCCGCAACCCTTCGCCACTACCTGGTCAACTCCGCCAAGTTAACCGATGGCAAGCTCACTGTACGGTTCGAACCAAAATAA
- a CDS encoding ArsA family ATPase, which produces MRIILYTGKGGVGKTCVAAATAIRLANEGHRVLLMSTDQAHSLSDSLAMKLGSEPTAVIPNLDALEIDVVKESEKAWGSLKSYIKQMILSRAEGGIEAEELLIFPGLEELFSLFTVLDYYEKKKYDVIIVDCAPTGETLNLLKYPEMLGEIVSKILPMKRQAVKIAGPVVEKVLKVPMPKDNVFEDLTKLMAKLERLQALMLNKEVLTVRLVTTPEKIVIKETKRSFTWLSLFDYQVDGIIVNKVFPQEALSGYFNRWVELQNEGLNEIRESFADLPVFYLNLLKHELKSVPVLAQIGDLYGKMNPEAVLCRTRLMETFRDNDQDVLIFHLPFADKSEMALSQAGGEIQITIKNEKRCMMLPPHLLNKQITSAKLDEGKLQIRFNHHHA; this is translated from the coding sequence ATGCGTATCATTTTATATACCGGAAAAGGCGGTGTCGGCAAGACCTGTGTCGCCGCTGCAACCGCCATTAGGCTGGCCAATGAAGGCCACCGCGTACTCCTAATGAGCACCGATCAAGCCCACAGCTTGTCTGATTCACTCGCCATGAAGCTTGGCAGTGAACCAACCGCAGTCATCCCCAACCTGGATGCCCTGGAAATCGACGTCGTCAAGGAAAGCGAAAAAGCTTGGGGAAGCTTAAAATCCTATATCAAGCAAATGATCCTGTCACGGGCCGAGGGCGGGATTGAAGCGGAAGAACTCCTCATTTTTCCCGGCCTTGAAGAGCTGTTCTCCTTATTTACGGTGTTGGATTATTACGAAAAGAAAAAGTATGACGTGATCATCGTCGATTGTGCCCCAACGGGTGAAACGCTGAACCTGCTGAAATACCCGGAAATGCTCGGGGAAATCGTCAGCAAAATTCTTCCCATGAAGCGTCAGGCCGTCAAGATTGCCGGACCGGTCGTCGAAAAAGTCCTTAAGGTGCCGATGCCCAAAGATAATGTCTTTGAAGACCTGACGAAGCTGATGGCTAAGCTCGAACGTCTTCAGGCCCTGATGCTCAACAAAGAAGTCCTCACCGTGCGCCTCGTGACGACGCCTGAAAAAATCGTCATCAAGGAAACAAAACGCAGCTTCACTTGGCTGAGCCTGTTTGATTACCAGGTAGACGGCATCATCGTCAATAAAGTATTTCCGCAGGAAGCGCTATCCGGCTATTTCAACCGCTGGGTCGAACTTCAAAATGAAGGCTTGAACGAAATCAGGGAAAGCTTTGCTGATCTTCCCGTCTTTTACCTGAATCTGCTGAAACACGAACTCAAATCGGTTCCCGTACTGGCCCAGATCGGGGATCTCTACGGTAAAATGAATCCGGAGGCCGTTTTATGCCGGACACGGCTAATGGAGACCTTCCGGGATAACGATCAGGATGTCCTGATTTTCCACCTGCCCTTTGCCGACAAATCGGAAATGGCGCTTTCTCAGGCCGGCGGCGAGATTCAAATCACCATAAAAAATGAAAAGCGGTGCATGATGCTGCCACCGCATTTATTAAATAAACAGATTACTTCCGCCAAGCTTGATGAGGGGAAATTGCAGATCCGGTTTAATCATCATCATGCTTGA
- a CDS encoding putative holin-like toxin has protein sequence MIALQQMACRAVGIPSGKEVMPMEVFQALMLMVSFATLVVLILSFHKRK, from the coding sequence ATGATAGCCCTGCAACAGATGGCGTGCAGGGCGGTCGGCATTCCCTCCGGAAAGGAGGTGATGCCCATGGAAGTATTTCAAGCTTTGATGTTGATGGTTTCATTTGCGACTTTGGTCGTTTTGATACTATCATTTCATAAAAGGAAATAG
- a CDS encoding DNA alkylation repair protein, with protein MSSKEEILRRLFELQDLKYKEFACKLMPTVNPENVIGVRTPDLRKLAREFSKTPEASEFLKILPHAYYEENNLHGFLIETIRDYDTAVAAVDEFLPYIDNWATCDLISPKIFKKHLPELYEKIKVWLVSGRTYTVRFGIGMLMRFYLDDDFQPEMLELVAVIRSDEYYVNMMIAWYFATALAKQYEAVLPYIQEQRLEKWTHNKAIQKAIESYRIGDEAKAYLRTLKT; from the coding sequence ATGAGCAGCAAAGAAGAGATACTGCGCCGGCTATTCGAGCTGCAGGATCTGAAATACAAAGAGTTTGCGTGCAAACTTATGCCGACGGTGAACCCGGAAAACGTGATCGGCGTCCGCACGCCGGATCTGCGGAAGCTCGCCAGGGAGTTTTCCAAAACGCCGGAGGCTTCGGAGTTCCTCAAAATCCTGCCGCATGCGTATTATGAAGAAAATAACCTGCACGGTTTCCTGATTGAAACGATCAGGGATTATGATACTGCTGTTGCCGCCGTTGACGAGTTTCTGCCGTACATAGACAACTGGGCAACCTGTGACCTCATTTCACCGAAGATATTCAAAAAGCACCTGCCCGAACTCTACGAAAAAATCAAAGTATGGCTGGTATCCGGCCGGACTTATACGGTGCGGTTTGGGATCGGAATGCTGATGCGCTTCTATCTCGATGACGATTTCCAGCCGGAGATGCTTGAGCTTGTGGCGGTTATCCGGTCAGACGAATACTATGTCAACATGATGATCGCCTGGTATTTCGCAACGGCATTGGCCAAGCAGTACGAAGCGGTCTTGCCGTACATACAGGAACAGCGTTTGGAGAAGTGGACGCACAACAAAGCTATCCAGAAAGCGATTGAGAGTTACCGGATCGGCGACGAAGCAAAGGCGTACCTGCGGACGCTTAAAACGTAA
- a CDS encoding MarR family winged helix-turn-helix transcriptional regulator, protein MEDTLFQFIDRIRPLISNELWANILLNVTKNELLVLLLLYRQEDVTMSQVAQYLRVPLNTATGIISRMEKQTLLSRERNEDDKRVVTIRLSASGRNQIRQILTTFRQYGQKVLSELTSEETALIFTIIEKVISVMQKEQFQAMNSPAQTIRKIIIE, encoded by the coding sequence ATGGAAGATACCCTATTTCAGTTCATCGACCGGATCAGACCGCTGATCTCCAATGAGTTATGGGCGAATATTCTGCTGAACGTCACCAAAAATGAATTACTCGTCCTCCTGCTTTTATATCGCCAAGAGGATGTCACCATGTCGCAGGTCGCCCAGTATCTGCGTGTTCCACTAAACACGGCAACCGGCATTATCTCCCGCATGGAGAAGCAAACATTGCTCAGCCGCGAGCGGAATGAAGATGACAAGCGTGTCGTAACCATTCGTCTCAGTGCGTCCGGCAGGAATCAGATCCGACAGATTCTTACGACCTTCAGGCAATACGGACAAAAGGTTCTTTCCGAGCTGACCTCCGAGGAAACAGCCCTGATCTTCACGATCATCGAGAAAGTCATCTCTGTTATGCAAAAGGAGCAGTTCCAAGCGATGAACAGTCCCGCGCAGACGATACGAAAAATCATCATCGAGTGA
- a CDS encoding metal-dependent hydrolase translates to MIFFGHLGLTGLAAKAAEKSLGDIKIDYRVVFVGSILPDLIDKPIGRFLFAETFHTGRVFAHTLLFIFLLLGIGYYRWHRYQKSGWLVLTGSCLFHDIFDAMWMIPETFYWPLYGMKFYASTEGSWLQADLTSLMTDPASYVPEITGFIIILYFIRKLIVHHRAKAFLQNGVL, encoded by the coding sequence ATGATTTTCTTCGGACATTTAGGATTGACAGGATTAGCTGCAAAAGCAGCCGAAAAATCCTTAGGAGACATCAAAATTGATTACAGAGTAGTCTTCGTCGGGTCCATTTTGCCCGACTTGATTGATAAACCTATCGGCCGTTTTTTGTTTGCCGAAACCTTCCATACCGGTAGAGTATTTGCACACACGTTATTGTTTATCTTTCTCTTATTGGGGATTGGATACTATCGTTGGCATAGATATCAAAAAAGTGGTTGGTTGGTGTTGACCGGAAGCTGTCTTTTCCATGACATATTTGACGCCATGTGGATGATTCCGGAGACATTTTATTGGCCGCTTTACGGCATGAAATTTTATGCGTCAACAGAAGGGTCATGGCTTCAAGCAGATTTGACCAGCCTAATGACCGATCCGGCATCTTATGTGCCGGAGATTACGGGGTTTATCATCATCCTGTATTTCATCCGAAAATTGATTGTACACCATAGGGCTAAGGCTTTCCTCCAAAATGGCGTACTATAA